The following nucleotide sequence is from Actinomycetota bacterium.
ACCAGGATGTTGAAGTTCGGGGTGCCAAGGGCGCCCATCAGCGACAGCCACAGGGGCAGGTACATCTCCATGCCGCGGGCCGACTCGATCCCTCCGAGGTCGATGACCGCCTCGTCCGGCCAGCCGAGCTCCCGGAGGAGGGTTCGGGCTTGCGCCTTGGCCTCGCCGTCGTTCCCGGCCATGAACATGCTGTGGGAGCCGGCCAGCCGGCCGGGGTCGACCATCACCGCCGCGGTCACCGTGTTGAGGGTCTTCACCACCCTGGCCTCCGGGAACTCGCGCTGGATCCGCTCGCCCACGCTGTCGGTGTTCACCACCGCGAGCGACGGCGGCATCCCCCTCGAGAAGTCCAGGGCGTTGGCGATGTCGACGAGGAGCTTCCCGCTGAGGTTGTCCGCGCCGGCCTGCCGGAGCGCCTCCAGCGACCCCGTCCCGGCGGTCGCGTTCACCACGACCTCGCCGAAGGCCGCGGCGTCGGTGAAGGTCCCGTGGCGGGCCCGCTCGCCGTGCTCCTCCGCCCACGCGGCGCAGACCGGGTTGCTGGCCGACCGCGACCCCATCATCACCTCGTGGCCGAGCTCGACCAGCTTCGCCCCGACCGTCTTCCCCACGCTGCCCGTGCCCAGCACACCCACCTTCACGTCCGTCTCCCGTCAGCCATGGACCGTGCATTCAAGCAGACCGGGGGAGGGCGACGCCGTCGGATGCCGTCCCCCGGCCCCGGAAGCAAACCCGGCCGTTCCGGCGATGCCGCCGCCTCCGATGGCCGCCCACACTGGAGGGCGATATCCGCCAGCGCCCCTTAAAGGAGGAACGATGGCCGTGGCGCTTCGGGACCTCGGAGCCATGCGGACCGAGCTCGAGCGCGTCGACGCCGTGGCTCGGTCCGTCGACGAATGGCTGGCCAGCGTGGTGGGCGGCCTCCGGCAGCACCTTCCCATCGACCGGGCCACCCTTCGGGTGGTCGATCCGGAGGACGGGGAAGTGGTCGTCGTCGGCCAGTACGTCGAGCGTCCCACCGCCATCCAGGTGGGGACCCGCGTCCCGTACCGCTCCACGTCGTTCCCGCGGGCCGTCCGGGAACGCCGTCCCGTCATGTCGTCCGACCAGGACCAGGAGTTCCCGCTTCCACTGCTGGACCAGATCCTGTGGGAGGAAGGGGTCCGGTCCTGGGTGTCCGTCCCCCTGCGCCAGGGGACCAAGACGGTCGGGCTGCTGAGCTTCTCCAGCCCCGAGCCCGAGGCCTTCTCGGAGCGGGACCGGCTGCTGTTCGAGAACATCGGCCTGTTGTGCCAGGACGTCCTGCTGGCCCTGGCCTACCGGCGGATGATCAAGTTCCGGGACTAGGCTCCTCGGCTCGACCCGGGCTCGTCACGACAGCGCGATCGACGCGTCGTCCGCGTAGAAGCAGTTCCCGTTGGGCGCGTTCACGACGTAGGCGTTGAAGTCGAGCCAGGAGCTGCCGGGCGCGGCCGGGACGAGCATCACGGTGACCTGCTGCCACGCGGTGGACAGGACGATGGGTACGGCCGCGTATCCGACCTGTTGCCTCGATGCGTCGTACTCGCGGAAGCGCAGATACAGCGTGGCGCCTGCCTTGTCGGCCCGGACCCACATGCTGCCGGTGTAGGTCCCGGCGGACGTGTGCTGGATCCAGCTCGGCGAGTCATCGAGGGTGCACTCGTGGTTCGCCTTGTCGGTGTTCTTGAGGAGCGCGGACCAGTCTCCGGAGTGACCGCCGGACACCCGGCTCAGCTTGATGTGTCCGTCCTTCCAGGGCCGCCACCCGGTGGTGCTGGTCTCGAAGCCGGGATTGCCCACCAGGTTGCCCGAGGCGGCCTGGCCCACCGACACCGGCGACGTGGCGGTGGAGGACAGGCCCCCGGTGTCGGTCACCGTCACCCTCGCCGTGTACGCGCCGGCGGCCTGGTAGGTGTGCGGTGCCGTGGCGCCGGCCTGCGGACCGACCACCGTCCCGTCCCCGAAGTCGAACGTATAGGTCGCGATCGGCGTGGCGTCGGTGTCGGTGGAAGCGGAAGCGTCGGCCGTGACCGGGAGCGGCACCGAGCCGGAGGCGGGGGTCACGGTGAGCGCGGCGGCGGGCGCGGCGTCCGCGGGGGGAGCCTGGGCCGGCCGCAGGGCCATGGCGGTGGTCACGTACGTGACCTGGACGCCGGTGGTCTCGCGGGGCGAGTCGGTCGCCCCGACCTTCGCCACGACGCTCGAGCCCGCGTCCGGGTTGTTTCCGCTGGTGCTGGACTGCTGGGCCCACTCGGTCCAGCCGTTGCCCGGTGGGGTCATGGCGTACGAGCCGTCGGGGACTCCCCGGGAATGAAAGGCCACCAGGACCAGGTCGGTGGGCCCGACGCCCGTGAGCAGAGGGGCGGTCAGCGTCGTGGAGTACGAGCCCTGGCCGACCGCGCCGTGGGCGCCGATGGGGTTCGTCGTGGCGACGCCCGTGTACGCGAGCATCGTGGCCGTGGCGTGCGAGGCGATGGGGAAGGTCATGGAATACGACGCGGGCTCGGAGCTGGCCACGCGGTAGTAGCTCAGACCCCCGAGGGACGATCCGGCGCGGGCGTCGTCCAGGAGCGTCCAGCCCGCCAGGCCGCCCGGAGCGACCGATTCCGTGTCGTCCAAGAAGAGCACGAGCAGGTCCCCGTTCGTGGTGCCGGGAGGAACCTGGACGGTCAACCCGGACCGGTGGGGGGACCCGGTGTTGGCCGTGGACACGGACCGCAGGGCCGGGGCGCCCGGGACGGGAGGCGGAGAGGAGCCGGCCGCCCGGAGGGCGACGGCCGTGGTCACGTGCGTGACCTGGACGCTCGAGGTCTCCGTGGGCGTGTCCGTCCCGGCCACCTTGTCCACGACGCTGGCCCCGACGGCGGGGCTGAGCGGATCGGTGGTGGTGTCCTGGGCCCGCTGGGTCCAGCCGTTCCCGGGGGGCGTCATGGTGAAGGGGCCGTTGGTCACGCCCCGAGGCTGGAACGCCACCAGCACGAGGTCGAACGGTCCCACCGCGCCCAGCAGCGGCGCCGTCATCGATGTGACCCAGGAGCCCTGGCTCAGGGAACCGTGGGCCGAGATCGGGTTCGACGTATCGACACCGGTGTAGGCGAGCATCGCCGCACTGGCGAAGACGGGCTGAGGGAAGGTCAATGTGTAGGAGGCGGGCTCGGCGGACGCCACGCGATAGTAGCTGGCGGCCGTCAGCGAGTCGCCGGCGGTGTCGCCGTCGAGGGGCGTCCAGGCGCCCAGGCCGCCGACGATCCCGATCTGCGAGGTCTCGAAGAACAGCACCAGCACGTCGCCGGTCTGGACCCCGGCGGGAACCGCGACTGGGAGGCTGGACGCCTCCACCGATCCGGTGCCGGCGACGGTCAGGGACCGCAGGGAGGGGGCCGTCGCCGCGGCGGCCGGGCCGGCCGTCCAGGCCAGGAGGCCCGCGACCAGGGATGCCGCCAGGAGGGCCCGCCCACCGGTTCGGCGAGCATCACGCGCGATCGTTGTGGCTCCTCTCGTCACCCTTCCCCCAGCCTGGCCCTGCACAGCGTGCCTTCCGCATGTAATGCCGGGCCGGTCCTCGTCGCACGATCCGGAAGGCGTAGGTGCCGTACGCAGATCGAAGGAGACCCGGGCCGGCGCCGCCGGAGCGAGTGGCCGGCAGCCCTGCGCCGGGACGGCCGCGTGCTGCATTCGACGTACGCCCGCTCCCCCGTTGGCCTCGTGTCCGTGGCGGGCCGTGGGCGTACCGTCCGGCTGCCGCCGGCGGCGAGCCGCTCGAGTCAGTTCGAGATGGTGCGGCGGAGTGAGGGGCCGAGGGCGTTAGCCAGCGGCAGCGGCATGCGGCGCCACAGCTTGGCGGCCCATTCCATGCGGTCGGCGGTCTCGGCGGGGGGTGGTGCGGTCTCGGGGTAGTAGTGCCAGTACAGCTGGACGGGTTCGGCGCCCCACTGGCGCTTCGACTCGTATGTGGTCGAGCCTTTCGAAGAGCGGCCGAAGTCGAGCACTCGATGGCCCCGCGAGATGGCGAAGCGCATGGCTTCCCAGTACAGGAACTGGCCCGCGCACAGGGCCCGGGAGCTTCGCAGCGACGACACCCACGGGATCGACAGCGTGCCGTGGTGCGCCAGCATCACCGCGCCCGCCACCGGCACCGGGCCCGAGCGGACCACCAGAACCCACGCCCGGTCGGGGAGGAAGGCCAGCACCTCGTGGAAGAACCGCACCGCGTGGACGGGCGAGCCCAGGTCGCGCATGTTCGCCGCGAAGACCTTGTGGAACTCGGGGAGGAGCTCCTCGCCGCCGACCTGGGCGGTCAGGCCCGCGCGCTGGCCCTTCCTGATGCGGTTGCGGCGCTCGGAGGGCAGTCCTCTCCACGTCTCGTCCTCGGTGGAGCCGAGCTCGAGCACCATGGTCACCTTCTCCAGCGAGACCGGCAGGTCCACGGCGTGATCGCCCATGTGGCGGAGGTCCAACTTGGCCCGTTCGGACCTGGCCAGGTCCAGGGCCGCCGTCACCAGCGCCCGCTCGACGCCGTCGTCGAGCGCGCACACGCCGCCGTAGTCCATGAACGGCATGGACACCAGCGAGCGCCCGAACAGGCGCGAACGAATCAGCGTGAGCGGCAGCACGCCCCGCAGCTCACCGCCGGCCGTCGCGGCGAGGTGCACCGACCGGTGGCCGTAGGCTCGCGCGATCGCATCCCGCCACGCCCACCGGTGCATGACCGTGGAGTCGGGAGCGGAGTCGACGAACGCGCCCCAGGCCGCGCCGTCGTGCCATTCGCCCACGGTCGCGACGGTTGCAGCGGGCGCCGGCGAGACGCGCCGGCCGGTCACCGTCCGTGCCGGACGATCGCCCACGCCTGCCTCGCCAGGAACCGGACATCGAACCCGACCGAGCAGCGGTCCAGGTATTCGAGGTCCAGGCGGACCCGGTCGTGGAGGATGTGCTCGACGTAGTGGGCCTGCGGGTCGCCCACGCCGCTCAGGACGTCCGTCTCGTCCATGTGCCCGAGCGTCGACGGCCCCACGATCCCCGGCCGTACCTCCAGGACCCGTCGCTCCGAGGGGGTGTACATCGCCGCGTACTCGGGGCTCTCCGGCCGCGGGCCGACCAGGCTCATCTGGCCGGCCAGCACGTTCAGCAGCTGCGGGAACTCGTCCACGTACCACCGGCGGAGCGCCGCGCCCACCCGGGTGATGCGAGGGTCGTTCCCGGGGCTGACCTTCGGCCCCAGCCGGTCGGCGTCGCTGACCATGGTCCGGAACTTCCAGATCCGGAAGACGCGGCCGCCTCGGCCCACCCGTTCCTGGCGGTAGAAGACCGGTCCTGCGGAGGTCATCCGGATCAGCACGGCCACCACCAGGAACGACGGCGACAGCAGGACCAGGGCGATCGCGGACACGCCGAGGTCGAAGGCGCGCTTGGGGACGCCGCCCCGCAGAGGCGCGCGCCCCTCGACCGCGGAGGCCAGAGAGGCGTCCGCCACGCCGGAGGCCTCAGGCCCCCGGCGAGCGCCCGAGATCTCCATTGGGCACGACCTCTCTGATCAGCATGAACGGTTCCGCGGCGCGCATCCCCGAGACGACCCCGTGGCGGCGCGCGTACACCTCGACGGCTTCCAGCGAGCGCGGATGCGGATACGGCTTGACCTCGCTCTGGAACGTGTCCGCGTAGGCCCGCATGGCCTCGACCTTCAGGGGCAGGGTCTCGGTGATGTCCACGAACACGTTCGGGGCGAACACGCTCCCGGCGAACGGTCCGGCCCACTCCGTGGAGGAGGCCGTCTCGTAGCACAGCAGGCGGCGGACCGAGGTCCCGACCGGGCGACTGGCCACCATGGTGGCGGCGTAGGCGACGCGGTGGTCCTGGTTCACGTCGTCCTTGAAGTGCGTGTAGACGACCTCGGGCTCGAGGTCCTTCATGCAGGCGTCCAGGGGGCGGATCACGTCCAGCAGCGGCATGGCGTCCAGCAGCTGGTCCGGCAGCCCCAGGAAGACCACCTTCTTCACCCCCAGGATGTCGGCCGCCCGCAGCGCGCATCCCTGCTGCTCGGCGGTGTGCTCGTGGCGGGCGGTGACGCCGTCGGTGAGGATGCACACCCACACCTCGTCGCCGTGCTCGGCGTGGCGGGCCAGGGTGCCGCCGGCGCCGAGGGTCTCGTCGTCGGGATGGGCCGCCACGGCAAGGACTCTCACCGGTTGACCCCTTCCGGGACGCGGGCAACGGGTCGCGGCTCGGGCGGCTGCTCGCCTCGGCGTCGGGTCACCGTCCAGAAGCAGACGGCCAGCACGCAGATCGTGGTGGAGTACGAGACCGCCGAGGCGATGGCGGCCCCCAGGACGCCGTAGCGGGGGATCAGCAGGACGTCCAGGACCACGGTCATGATCACGCCCGCCCCCATCCCCAGGGAATCCAGGCCGGGCCGGCCGTTTCCGTACAGGTAGGCGCTGATGATCCCGGCCACCGCGCTGCCGGACAGTCCCACCAGCAGGATGTACGTGGGCACCACGGCCGCCCGGAAGGCCTCCCCGAACACGGCCGGCAGCACGAACGTGGCGGCGAGGGCCAGCGGGATGGCGGCCACCGGCGAGACCCATCCCACCTTCGGGATCAGCGCGCGGGCCTGGGCCGCCGCCGTGGCGCTGTCCTCCCGCGCGTAGCGGGGGTACAGCACGTAGTTGATGACCGTGGACGGCAGCCGCAGCAGCTCGGCGAACCGCGACGCGATCGCGTAGATGCCGAGCGCGGCCGGCCCCACCAGCGCGCCCACGATGGCGAAGTCGAGCCGTTCGTTCACCAGCATCAGCAGCGTGCCGGCCTGCGACCGCAGGCCGAACTTGGTCACCTCGCGAGCCAGCGCGGGGGAGGGCCGTCCCGCTCCCCGAAAGTAGCCCCGCCGGTACAGCCGGATCCAGGCGGGCGTGAGCGTCAGGAGGTCACCCAGCGCCAGCCCCCACAGCATCGCCGTGGCCCGCTCCACCCCGGCCGCCCGAAAGGCCAGGAACACGGGCAGGAACATGAACTCCTCGAAGACGATGACCCGGTTGGCCCCGGGGAGGTCGTCCATCCCCTGCGAGCACGCCTTGGCCGTCGATTCCATGACCTGGGTCAGGACGGTGACCCCGGCCCACGTGACGATGACGAGCGGCAGGGTGTGGAAGAACTGCTCCTTGATCGCTCCGGCCGCCACCACCCAGAGCACCGACCCCACGATCCCCGCGGCCAGCGCGATCCCGATGATGGTCGACCGGTACCGCGGAGCGGGGCCCGCCCGGCCGGCCAGGAAGTACGGGACGGCCGGGTACAGCCCGCAGGTCAGCAGGACCCCCGTCAGCCAGGGGAGGACGCGCAGCAGGGCCAGCTCACCGACGGCGGACGGGCCGCCCGTCCGGGCGACCACCAGGCTGACCGTGGCCAGCGAGCCCAGCGCCGCCACCCGGGCGATGAGGTTCGCGGCGAACGGGTTCCGCCGCTTCTCCGCGAGGCGGGCGAGCGTGCTCACGTCAGCACCGCAAGGGGCCGGAGGCGGGCCACCGGGCGGACGATCCCGTGGGTCCGGAGGATGCCCAGGGCCTCGCCGACTCCGCGGTCGTCCAGCTGCGGGACCTCGGCGGGGGCCCCGCCGGAATAACCAAACCGGAGCGTCGTGCGGCCAAGTGGGTCCGGCCCCGACAGGCCCCGGTCCGCAAAGTGGGACACGATCGTGCCGGTCCCGTGGCAGGCGGAGTACACGCTGTCCCGGGCCCCCTCGTCGGCCACGCACAGGAACGACGAGGTCCGGTTGGTCCCCGGCAGGAGCACCGCCTGGCCGGTCCGTCCGAACACGGGGTGGTCGGGCATCTTCGAGGCGGGGAAGGCCCGGCTGGACTTGTACCGGTGCACCAGGACCCGCTCGCCGCCGTGCTCCTCCTCGTACAGGGTGTCGTGCGGCGAGTCCACCACCAGGCTGCTACCGGCCGCGCCGAGCGTCGCCGCGGCGGCCGCCCGGAGCTCGGCGTACACGGCGAGCCGGTACGCGAACCCGTAGTTCATGGCGGCCGCGTTGGCCAGGAGCAGGCGCTGGCCTTCCGTCCCGGACCGGGGAACCGGCGGGCATCCCTCGGAGAAGTACAGGGCCAAGCGCCGGCGGAGCTCCTCCACCGACCGCGACCGGGCCAGGTGCAGCAGCGGCTTCTGCATCGCCATGAACGCCCGGTGCTTCAGCGGGTAGTCGGTCCGGCGCCCGTACATGCGGCCGATGATCCCGGTGAGCACCCCGCCGCCGGCGTGGTACTGGATGGTCAGCTGGCCCTGGGCGACCCCCAGGAGCCCGGCCGCCGTGGGGTCGATGACCTCCTCCACCTGCTGGAGCTCGATGAAGTGGTTGGTGGGCCCCACCGTGCCGAACTCCAGCCGGGACAGCTGCCGGACCAGCCAGGGAAGTTCCTTGCGAACCCGGTCCGGGCCGCCGTGGGGCTCCACGGGCAGGAGTCCCGACTCTTCGACCCGGGCGAGCTCCGCCGGATCCACCCCCCAACGCTCCACGGCGAAGCCCGAGCCCTGCACCGACGCCCGCAGGACGTCCTTCGCCGACACCCGGGGGCGGTAGCCGCCGGGGTGGGGGAGCCGCTCGCGGATCCGCCGGTAGAACGCCGCGATGGACCGGGCGTCCGGCCGCCCGCCGTCCAGGGCGATCAGGGCCATCCCGCAGTTCACCGACGCGTTGACCAGGTTCGGGCGGATGGTCTCCCGGGTGGCCACGGCGATGCTGCACGGCGACTCCATGCCGCCCTCGTGATGGAAGTCCGGGAGCGCAACGGGGGGCGCGGCCAGGTCCGCGCCCCGCACCTGGCCGGCCAGCCGGTCCAGGGCGTCGCGGTCCGCCGGCGCGGCCGGGCTGTCGAACACCCGAACCTCGGGCTCGGCGGCGTGGGGCTGGGCGGCGATGACGTTCACCTGCACGGGCTCACCACCTCCGCCCGCGTCCGGCCGCGGCCACGGCCTGGGGCCGATCGCCCCGCGGCCGGTCGCGCTGCGGTGCCGGTTCCGGTTTCACCGTGGACGCCGCCTGGCCGTCGGTGGCCCACAGCCATCCGGACGACCGCTCCGCGCTGAAGCCGGCCAGGAGAGCCCGGTACCCGGCCCGGAAGGTGCGGTCTGGGATGGCGGTGGCCTGCTCCGCCAGGAACAACGGGAAGAACACGGCATTGGCTGCGGCGGGCACCCCCAGGTACTCGAAGTGCTCGAGCACGGACCGCCGGACCAGGTCCGGGAACCACCCCTGACCGAAGTAGCCGTAGCCGAACCCGACCAGGTTGGGCCAGTCGCCGAACCGGCTCCACAGCTCCCGGGCCCGGTCCCGCCCGGGATGCCCGGGGATCCTCGCCGTCCCGGCCGGGTAGGCCCGGTCCAGGTAGAAGCCGTAGGACGTGGGGAACTTGTACAGGTCCGCGAAGGGAAGGCCCTCCGGCTTCCCCAGCTCCCAGTCGATCACCCCGGCGACGCGGTCCCCGGAGACCAGGAGGTTCCCCGTCCAGTAGTCGCCGTGGACGCCGGACAAGGGGATGTCGCAGCCCTCCAGGGCGGTGACCCGGTCCATCACCGCCTCGAACAGCTCGTCCTCGACCGACCCCCACCCGATCTCGGTGCGGTAGCGCTCCAGGATCGGGTCCGCCCACCGCCGGTACGACCTCGCGGTGAGCTCCTGCCGCCCGGCCTGCGTCTCAAGCTGGAACCGGCGGAGCCACTCGCCGGCCATGCCGAAGTCCCGGGCCACGCGGTCGGGGTCGCTGGTGTGCCGGGGCCGGTAGTAGCGGGTCATCATGGGCTCGCCGTCCAGCGCGGACATCACCAGGGCCAGCCGGCCCTGGATGCGCTCGAGCAGGAGCGGCTCGGGCACGCTGGTCGCGATGCAGGCCGACCCCGACGACCAGAAATGCGTCAGGGCCTCGTGCTCGGCGACCAGGGCACGCTCGCTCCACCCGTCCCGGGCCACCTTCACGGCGACCGACTGGCGGCCCCACCGGTCGAAGAACAGGAACGTGACCTTGGCCGAGGGGTGCTTGTCCGCTCCGGCCACGATGGCTCCCCGCAGCGGAGGGCTGCCCGGACGGAGGTCCGCCCACCGGGCGGCCAGATGATCGCGGAGCGCGCCGATCACGCCGGCCTCCTGGCGACGATGGCCAGGGAGGGGGCGAACCGGGCCTTCATTCCGTGCGGCGACACCAGGGCCATGGCCCGCATCAGCGACAGGAGCCGCTGCTTGACCCGGCCCCGCCACCCGTGGGTCGCGCCGACGTAGGGCAGGAACAGGTGACGCAGGAACGCGTCGAGCTCGGCCGCGCCCCCCTTCGAGATCAGGAAGGCGGGGCAGGCCTGGTCCGGGAAGGCCAGGTAGACCTCCGAGCCCGTCAGGCCGGCCCGGCGGAGGATCCGCATGGCCCGCCCCAGGCGAAGGGCCCGGGTCATGCGGGGCCGCGCCGGGTACCAGGGGTTGGCGAAGCCCGCGTAGATCCAGCCGCCCGGAGCGACCGCCCCGGCCAGGAGCTCCAGCATCCGGGCGGACCGCCCGCGATCGCCCAGGTGGCCCCACGCTCCCACGTCGGGCACGGCCACGGCCGGGTACGGGCCCTCCCGCAGGGTGGCGTCCAACCCGCCGGGCGTCCGGTCCGGGACCACGGCCCCGTCCAGCCGCTCGCCGTTCGCCGGGAGCAGCAGCAGCCCGGCCGGCTCGTCGGGGACGACGAAGCGCCAGTTCAGGGTCCGGGCGTCGAACTCAGACCGCATCGCGGCTCCTGGCCATCCCGTTGCCGGACACCGCGGCCGCCAGCTCGACGGCAGGCGCGCGTTCGGTCCCTGCCGCGGCGGACCCCGGCGGCTCCGGCAGGCCCAGGAGCCGGCGGTACTCGCGGTCCAGCAGCTCACACATCCGGGCCGGGTCGAACAGCTCCCGGACTTGGTTCCTTCCGATCAGCCCCATCTGGCGCGCCTCGTGCGGGTGCTCCAGCAGCCACAGCACGCACCGAGCCAGGGCCTCCGGGTCCCGCGGGGGGGCCAGCAGGCCCGTCGCGCCGTGCTCGATGAGGTCCGGGACCCCGTTGACGGCGGTCGCCGCCACCGGCCGGCCGGAGGCCAGCGCCTCCGTCAGCGATCGCCCCAGCCCCTCGTACAGCGAGGACACCACGAAGACGTCGAACGCCGACGCGATGCGGGCGGCGTCGGGCCGGAACCCGGTGAAGGTGAACAGGACGTCCACGCCCAGCCGGGCGGCCTCGGCGCGGGCCTGGTCCGCCAGCTCGCCGTCGCCGACCATCACGAACCGCGCGTCGGGCCGGGTCCGGGCCACCACGGCGGCCATCCGCACGAAGTCGAGCGGCGCCTTCTGGAAGTCCAGCCTCCCCACCGTCCCCACCACCGGAGCGCCTGGCGGCAGCCCGAGCTCGGGGCGGACGGAGGGGTCCGATTCGGCGGGGATGCCGTCCATCTCCACCGCCGACGGGACCACGGCGATGGAGCCCGGCCGGGCGATCCGCGTCTCCACGGCCTGCCGGACCACGCTGGGGGCCACGTCTAGGAACCGGTCCGTCATCGGCCGGGCCAGGCGATCCAGCCCGATGTACAGCTTCCGGCGGGCCGGCGACATGAACTCGTGGAAGCTGGGGCCGTGGGTGGTGTGCACGATGACGGGGGTCCCGCATCCCCATGCGGCCAGCCGTCCCAGGAAGCCGCCCTTGGCGGAGTGCGTGTGGACGATGGAGAACCGCTCCCGCCGGATCAGGGCCACCAGCTGGGCCAGCACGCCCAGGTCCTCCAGCGGGGAGATGTGGTCGCGGAACCGGCGGAGCTTGACCGTGCGGATCCCGGCGG
It contains:
- a CDS encoding glycosyltransferase family 4 protein, with protein sequence MPLEELPPQPPPPRIKVLHVITKFWAGAGGNTLVSALGMDPRRYEVWVAACEGGDLWARAEAAGIRTVKLRRFRDHISPLEDLGVLAQLVALIRRERFSIVHTHSAKGGFLGRLAAWGCGTPVIVHTTHGPSFHEFMSPARRKLYIGLDRLARPMTDRFLDVAPSVVRQAVETRIARPGSIAVVPSAVEMDGIPAESDPSVRPELGLPPGAPVVGTVGRLDFQKAPLDFVRMAAVVARTRPDARFVMVGDGELADQARAEAARLGVDVLFTFTGFRPDAARIASAFDVFVVSSLYEGLGRSLTEALASGRPVAATAVNGVPDLIEHGATGLLAPPRDPEALARCVLWLLEHPHEARQMGLIGRNQVRELFDPARMCELLDREYRRLLGLPEPPGSAAAGTERAPAVELAAAVSGNGMARSRDAV